One genomic segment of Candidatus Marsarchaeota archaeon includes these proteins:
- a CDS encoding MBL fold metallo-hydrolase yields MEIAFFGAAGEVGRSCIMVKGNGTKILLDAGVKLGEQTEYPQLPQEEIKDIDGIVISHAHLDHCGYLPHIYSHGYKGKTYAMKPTLELMNVLISDYMRLSSPKDVTKEGLAGMNKGSVAVEYKKEFKIKGLTITLIPAGHILGSALIKVSDGHDALVYTGDINLSKTRLLNGADLRGLTAKTLIMESTYGGENDHFKPEHDNIHDFIGSVRESIKAGGKVVVPSFAVGRSQEVLFILDDYMNSGAIPKVPIYVDGMITKAMRIHRHNVIYCRKELQSMILMSDYDPFKSENFVHVEKKSMRSTITSKDESSIIVTTSGMITGGPIMFYLKKMAGNPLNKLILVGYQAEGTLGRALQDGAKKVKVDGKELNVQMDVERYHMSAHADRKQLESLPGKINGISNIFIVHGEQTKSESLKKFFEHKYNAIVPRLGEKFTI; encoded by the coding sequence TTGGAAATAGCTTTTTTTGGAGCTGCAGGCGAAGTAGGCCGCAGCTGCATAATGGTAAAAGGAAACGGAACTAAGATACTCCTCGATGCAGGAGTAAAACTCGGAGAGCAGACGGAGTACCCGCAGCTGCCGCAGGAAGAGATAAAGGACATTGACGGCATAGTGATAAGCCATGCCCATCTGGACCACTGCGGCTACCTGCCGCACATCTACAGCCATGGCTACAAGGGCAAGACGTACGCCATGAAGCCGACGCTTGAGCTCATGAACGTGCTGATAAGCGACTACATGCGGCTCTCCAGCCCCAAGGACGTCACAAAGGAGGGCCTTGCTGGGATGAACAAGGGCTCTGTGGCGGTTGAGTACAAGAAGGAGTTCAAGATAAAGGGGCTCACCATAACGCTGATACCCGCAGGGCACATACTCGGCAGCGCGCTGATAAAGGTGAGCGACGGGCACGATGCATTGGTTTACACGGGCGACATCAACCTCTCGAAGACGAGGCTGCTCAATGGAGCGGACCTTAGGGGTCTGACGGCTAAGACGCTGATAATGGAGAGCACATACGGAGGTGAGAATGACCATTTCAAGCCTGAGCACGATAACATACACGACTTCATCGGCAGCGTGAGGGAGTCGATAAAGGCTGGCGGCAAGGTCGTTGTGCCGAGCTTTGCGGTCGGGAGGAGCCAGGAGGTACTTTTCATCCTCGACGACTATATGAACTCCGGAGCAATACCGAAGGTGCCGATATACGTGGACGGCATGATAACCAAGGCCATGCGCATACACAGGCACAACGTGATCTACTGCAGGAAGGAGCTTCAGAGCATGATACTGATGAGCGACTACGATCCGTTCAAGAGCGAGAACTTCGTTCATGTGGAGAAGAAGAGCATGAGGAGCACCATAACCAGCAAGGACGAGAGCTCCATAATAGTCACGACAAGCGGCATGATAACCGGCGGCCCGATAATGTTCTACCTGAAAAAGATGGCAGGCAACCCGCTCAACAAGCTCATACTGGTAGGCTACCAGGCGGAGGGCACGCTGGGGAGGGCGCTGCAGGATGGCGCGAAGAAGGTGAAAGTCGACGGCAAGGAGCTGAACGTCCAGATGGACGTCGAGCGCTACCACATGTCCGCGCACGCCGACAGGAAGCAGCTGGAAAGCCTGCCGGGAAAGATAAACGGCATCAGCAACATATTCATAGTGCACGGGGAGCAGACGAAGAGCGAGTCGCTCAAGAAGTTCTTCGAACATAAGTACAACGCGATAGTGCCGCGTCTTGGCGAAAAGTTCACTATTTAA
- a CDS encoding glycosyltransferase, producing the protein MKKKLRIYFYTDTFLPAVDGVVTSMLGFKKELERRGHEVYIVTPGDSETKKLAMMHDHIILVPGLKFRRYPQYRFALMPFIAAMKNDLNNADIIHLQTPFFMGIYGLLLSKMSRIPAVGSFHTLFTSSNVIREYASASRLANNVLVRYAWPYARFFYNKCTSVIAPSASIDGLLKRQQIHNVSVVPNGIDTERFNPKVSGRRVRARLLGRSRDKLVLYVGRLSTEKNVETLIRAAHILRGKPIRFAIVGTGPAMKKYVRMAARYGLDSKVRFIGFVPDKELPQYYAAADLFCMPSTFETQGIVALEAMACGKPVVGADYMALKELIRNGRNGEKFMPRNSRDCARKIEKVINNMSSYKMMVSTADQYSVKKTTDRLLDVYERAIEKGVVKNSNSYYSSLVGRLSDR; encoded by the coding sequence ATGAAAAAGAAGCTCAGGATTTATTTCTACACCGACACGTTCCTGCCGGCAGTTGACGGCGTGGTCACATCGATGCTCGGCTTCAAGAAGGAGCTCGAGCGCCGAGGCCACGAGGTGTACATTGTCACGCCCGGCGATTCGGAAACCAAGAAACTGGCGATGATGCACGACCACATCATACTTGTGCCAGGGCTGAAGTTCAGGAGATACCCGCAGTACAGGTTCGCGCTGATGCCTTTCATCGCCGCGATGAAGAACGACCTCAATAATGCAGACATAATACACCTGCAGACGCCGTTCTTCATGGGTATATACGGCCTGCTGCTGTCAAAGATGAGCCGCATACCTGCGGTGGGGTCGTTCCATACGCTCTTCACCAGCTCCAATGTAATAAGGGAGTACGCATCGGCGAGCAGGCTCGCCAACAACGTGCTGGTGCGGTACGCATGGCCATATGCAAGGTTCTTCTACAACAAGTGCACTTCGGTGATAGCTCCGAGCGCCTCGATAGACGGGCTGCTCAAGCGACAGCAGATACACAACGTCTCAGTTGTGCCCAACGGCATAGACACCGAGCGCTTCAATCCGAAAGTGAGCGGCAGGCGCGTGCGCGCCAGGCTTCTAGGCAGGAGCAGGGACAAGCTCGTGCTTTACGTAGGCAGGCTGAGCACTGAGAAGAACGTCGAGACGCTTATAAGGGCCGCGCACATACTGCGTGGCAAGCCAATAAGGTTCGCGATCGTGGGCACCGGGCCTGCGATGAAGAAGTACGTGCGCATGGCGGCGCGCTACGGACTTGACAGCAAGGTAAGGTTCATCGGCTTCGTGCCGGACAAGGAGCTGCCGCAGTACTATGCGGCTGCCGACCTCTTCTGCATGCCATCAACGTTCGAGACGCAGGGCATCGTTGCGCTGGAGGCAATGGCATGCGGCAAGCCAGTCGTGGGCGCTGATTATATGGCGCTGAAAGAGCTGATAAGGAACGGCAGGAACGGCGAGAAGTTCATGCCCAGGAACAGCCGCGACTGCGCCAGGAAGATAGAGAAGGTTATAAATAACATGAGCTCTTACAAGATGATGGTAAGCACGGCAGACCAGTACTCTGTTAAGAAAACCACTGACAGGCTGCTTGATGTTTATGAGAGGGCCATAGAGAAGGGAGTGGTCAAAAATAGTAACTCTTATTATAGCAGTTTAGTAGGGAGATTGAGTGACAGATGA
- a CDS encoding uL15 family ribosomal protein, translated as MVIRKEKRNRKYHGTRRWGAGNIKNARGAGDRGGVGVGRRKHRFTYFTAKEPWMIGRKGFTKWKPRKLESITLDEVNRMAARAGSKSLELPGRKVLSNGRLENGISVKASAFSKKALDKIKEAHGEAVTIG; from the coding sequence ATGGTAATAAGGAAGGAGAAGCGCAACAGGAAGTACCACGGCACAAGGCGCTGGGGAGCCGGCAACATAAAGAATGCGAGGGGCGCTGGCGACCGCGGCGGAGTTGGCGTGGGCAGGCGCAAGCATAGGTTCACCTACTTCACGGCGAAGGAGCCGTGGATGATAGGCAGGAAGGGCTTCACGAAGTGGAAGCCGAGGAAGCTGGAGAGCATAACGCTTGACGAAGTGAACAGGATGGCTGCCAGGGCAGGGAGCAAAAGCCTTGAGCTGCCAGGCAGGAAGGTTCTGAGCAATGGCAGGCTCGAGAACGGCATAAGCGTTAAGGCCAGCGCCTTTTCGAAGAAGGCGCTCGACAAGATAAAGGAAGCGCACGGCGAGGCCGTGACGATAGGCTGA
- a CDS encoding uL30 family ribosomal protein, translating into MSDNSLNNKLVAIVRIRGRVNVRGSIAETLERLNLKRVNNCALVRVNDSYYGMIKKCNDYVSYGEIDAAILAKMLKKNGISADAKALVDGGDLAAIKDAMPFRLHPPRHGFRSTKLGFRQGGNLGYMGDAINGLINRMI; encoded by the coding sequence ATGAGTGACAATTCGCTAAACAACAAGCTGGTCGCTATCGTAAGGATACGCGGCCGGGTAAACGTCAGGGGCAGCATTGCCGAGACGCTGGAGAGGCTGAACCTCAAGCGCGTCAACAACTGCGCCCTGGTCAGGGTGAATGACTCCTATTACGGAATGATAAAGAAGTGCAACGATTATGTGTCGTACGGCGAGATAGACGCTGCAATACTGGCAAAGATGCTGAAGAAGAACGGCATAAGCGCCGACGCCAAGGCATTGGTCGATGGCGGCGACCTCGCCGCGATCAAGGACGCGATGCCGTTCAGGCTGCACCCGCCGAGGCACGGCTTTAGGAGCACGAAGCTCGGTTTCAGGCAGGGCGGGAATCTGGGCTACATGGGCGATGCTATAAACGGCTTGATAAACAGGATGATCTGA
- a CDS encoding peroxiredoxin, with product MNMVTIGEKAPVIEADTYFPKEDKIKKVKIPAGKGWQILTFYPGDFTFVCATDIEAFMAMYDKFKKNDAEVYAISTDSVFSHKAWAQSSPRVKTSSIPMIEDFNKKATQAYGLLNEQSGAARRGVVIIDPNGNVQYLAVFNDGLGKDAEHIFTAFMGLKYMHDHPQEAGHMCAIPANWRVGKEALEIDVVKDIGKL from the coding sequence ATGAATATGGTAACTATAGGGGAAAAGGCCCCAGTGATAGAGGCAGACACATACTTCCCGAAGGAGGACAAGATAAAAAAGGTGAAGATACCAGCAGGCAAGGGATGGCAGATCCTAACCTTCTACCCTGGCGACTTCACGTTCGTGTGCGCCACAGACATAGAGGCATTCATGGCGATGTACGACAAGTTCAAGAAGAACGACGCAGAGGTATACGCCATAAGCACCGATAGCGTATTCTCGCACAAGGCTTGGGCACAGAGCTCGCCGAGGGTCAAGACAAGCTCAATACCTATGATAGAGGACTTTAACAAGAAGGCTACGCAGGCATACGGCCTACTCAACGAGCAGAGCGGCGCTGCCAGGCGCGGCGTAGTGATAATAGACCCGAATGGCAACGTGCAGTATTTGGCAGTATTCAACGACGGCCTGGGCAAGGACGCCGAGCATATCTTCACTGCGTTCATGGGCCTGAAGTACATGCATGACCATCCGCAAGAGGCGGGCCACATGTGCGCGATACCGGCCAACTGGCGCGTGGGCAAGGAAGCTCTAGAGATAGACGTCGTCAAGGACATAGGCAAGCTATGA
- a CDS encoding Lrp/AsnC family transcriptional regulator, translated as MDNSLDFKIISMLMQDGRAPISSMAKRLSVSKGTVRNRLMHLSKAKTIVGYKARVRLGKLGMEEVLIGFDIAPERYLAAIDSLKKKGFIREVYRTTGDHVAIAIAVAESEEIERRLAELSKIEGVRRVYPSFVQETVK; from the coding sequence ATGGACAATTCCCTTGACTTTAAGATTATTTCCATGCTGATGCAGGACGGGCGCGCGCCGATAAGCTCCATGGCTAAGAGGCTGTCTGTGAGCAAGGGCACTGTCAGGAACAGGCTCATGCACCTCTCGAAGGCAAAGACCATAGTGGGCTACAAGGCGAGGGTGCGCCTCGGAAAGCTAGGCATGGAAGAAGTGCTCATCGGCTTTGACATAGCACCGGAGCGTTATTTGGCAGCCATAGACTCCCTAAAGAAGAAGGGCTTCATACGCGAGGTGTACCGCACCACCGGTGACCACGTCGCCATAGCAATAGCGGTGGCAGAATCAGAAGAGATTGAGCGCAGGCTCGCGGAGCTCTCGAAGATAGAAGGGGTGAGGCGCGTCTATCCCTCATTTGTGCAGGAGACTGTCAAGTAG
- a CDS encoding endonuclease Q family protein gives MEGTAVEKGLTVVGTGDFLHPEWLAELKAELAMDGDSGLFMRRGSPSPVRFVLSDEICTVESVNGASKRIHHCVLLPSFEAVDALADALKNYGSLGSDGRPILSMSAAHLVEEVFKVDENAFVFPAHAWTPYFGVLGAMSGFDSIKEAYSDQEKHIHALETGLSSDPAMNWRISELDKYALVSNSDMHSLGNMGRESNVFEIDGALEYGKIIKAIVDKDVNAFKMTVEFYPEEGKYHYDGHRDCSYSVNPELDGSKVCRVCGKPLVVGVLHRVNDLADRPAGYIPKGAVPYTHLVPLAEVISYALRKTKYSMAVREVYSKLVGRFHDEFAVLAEAKPEDIAEVSNDDIARCIDNVRHERISIKPGYAGVYGELDLLGRKKDVAAKPISQKSLHEFPT, from the coding sequence ATGGAAGGCACGGCTGTCGAGAAAGGACTTACAGTTGTTGGCACTGGCGACTTCCTGCACCCGGAATGGCTCGCGGAGCTGAAAGCAGAGCTTGCCATGGACGGCGATTCCGGCCTGTTCATGCGCAGAGGTTCGCCGAGCCCAGTCAGGTTCGTGCTGAGCGATGAGATATGCACCGTGGAGAGCGTAAACGGCGCATCCAAGCGCATACACCACTGTGTGCTGCTGCCAAGCTTCGAAGCAGTTGATGCGCTAGCTGACGCACTTAAAAATTATGGCAGCCTTGGCAGCGACGGGCGCCCTATACTGTCTATGAGCGCAGCGCACCTTGTAGAGGAGGTTTTCAAGGTTGATGAAAATGCCTTCGTGTTCCCGGCGCATGCCTGGACACCGTACTTCGGCGTGCTTGGGGCCATGTCGGGATTTGATTCTATAAAAGAGGCATACAGCGACCAAGAGAAGCACATACATGCGCTGGAAACGGGATTGAGCTCAGACCCTGCCATGAACTGGCGCATATCCGAGCTCGACAAGTACGCCCTAGTCTCAAACAGCGACATGCACTCCCTCGGCAATATGGGGCGCGAATCCAACGTCTTTGAGATTGATGGCGCGCTTGAATACGGAAAAATCATCAAGGCCATAGTTGATAAGGACGTCAACGCTTTCAAGATGACAGTGGAGTTCTATCCTGAGGAGGGCAAGTACCACTATGACGGCCACAGGGACTGCAGCTACTCCGTGAACCCCGAGCTGGACGGCTCTAAGGTATGCAGGGTATGCGGCAAGCCGCTTGTCGTAGGAGTGCTGCATAGGGTCAACGACCTGGCTGACAGGCCTGCAGGTTACATACCAAAAGGCGCAGTGCCTTACACGCACCTCGTGCCTCTTGCTGAGGTGATATCGTACGCGCTTAGGAAAACGAAGTATTCTATGGCTGTCCGCGAGGTATACAGCAAGCTCGTGGGGCGCTTCCATGACGAGTTCGCAGTGCTGGCGGAGGCGAAGCCAGAAGACATAGCAGAAGTTTCGAACGACGACATAGCGCGCTGCATAGACAACGTCAGGCACGAGCGCATAAGCATAAAACCGGGCTATGCAGGCGTATACGGCGAGCTCGACCTTCTAGGAAGGAAGAAAGACGTAGCCGCAAAGCCAATCAGCCAGAAGAGCCTGCACGAGTTCCCTACTTGA
- a CDS encoding NUDIX domain-containing protein — MVKKCIIASGLVIRNGKILFVRHRKLGVWLYPGGHVKKDEFPSEAVIRETKEETGFDVEIVSDKSMKVGDGMAHNIAQPFVIMLENVPYKDGPHTHFDMLYVTRIIGGRQQLDEKESDDIRWFSIDDLRTLDTYANVVDVAIAALEKYGG; from the coding sequence ATGGTAAAGAAATGCATAATAGCAAGCGGCTTGGTAATCAGGAATGGTAAGATACTGTTCGTGAGGCACAGGAAGCTTGGCGTATGGCTGTATCCCGGAGGGCATGTCAAGAAGGACGAATTTCCCAGCGAGGCTGTGATAAGGGAGACGAAGGAGGAGACTGGCTTCGATGTGGAGATAGTCTCAGACAAGAGCATGAAGGTAGGAGATGGCATGGCGCACAATATAGCGCAGCCGTTTGTCATAATGCTTGAGAACGTTCCGTACAAGGACGGGCCACACACCCATTTTGACATGCTTTATGTAACCAGGATTATTGGCGGAAGGCAGCAGCTGGACGAAAAGGAGAGCGATGACATCAGATGGTTCAGCATTGACGATCTCAGAACGCTGGACACATACGCCAACGTAGTGGACGTTGCGATTGCGGCGCTTGAAAAGTATGGTGGTTAG
- a CDS encoding endonuclease III, whose amino-acid sequence MAGVKLLDRGTAQKAIAILKKEYPDAREILNFSNPLEMMVAIILAARSKDETVNACTSEIFKHYRTAKDYASVKPEDLLKYIHGILFAGNKAKNIINACQVLEQRYDGKVPDSMEKLIELPGIGRKSANTILINAFGIAEGIPVDTHVMRVSYRLGLTGSQDADRIERDLMLLVDKKDWEKISYVIKFHGRAVCKAPAPECSRCVLNSICPRNGVARNI is encoded by the coding sequence ATGGCAGGGGTGAAGCTTCTGGACAGGGGCACCGCCCAGAAGGCAATCGCGATTCTCAAGAAAGAGTATCCTGATGCGAGGGAGATACTCAACTTCTCCAATCCGCTCGAGATGATGGTCGCTATAATCCTTGCGGCGCGGTCGAAGGATGAAACGGTAAACGCGTGCACCAGTGAGATATTCAAGCATTACAGGACTGCCAAGGACTATGCATCGGTAAAGCCGGAGGACCTGCTCAAGTACATACACGGAATACTCTTCGCAGGCAACAAAGCCAAGAACATAATAAATGCGTGCCAAGTTCTCGAACAGAGGTATGATGGGAAGGTTCCGGACTCGATGGAGAAGCTCATCGAACTTCCAGGCATAGGCAGGAAATCCGCCAACACTATACTGATAAACGCCTTCGGAATTGCAGAGGGTATACCGGTCGATACGCACGTGATGAGAGTGTCGTACAGGTTAGGCCTTACAGGTAGTCAGGACGCTGATCGGATAGAAAGGGACTTGATGCTGCTTGTTGATAAGAAGGACTGGGAAAAGATATCTTACGTGATAAAGTTTCATGGCCGGGCCGTATGCAAGGCGCCTGCACCAGAATGCAGCAGGTGCGTGCTGAACAGCATCTGCCCGAGGAACGGGGTCGCAAGGAACATATGA
- a CDS encoding endonuclease III — MANKHEKEIGIIIRRLKRRYGGEMHTTLSHSSPWELLVATILSAQSQDAQVNKVTPKLFRAYKTIADFARAKPSSLYPYVKTLGLYRSKSRNIVAAAKHIQNRLGGRMPRTIEGMLELPGVGRKTANVVLSNAFNSNAGIAIDTHCITVSNRLFLYHTRNPEKIEKRLMTIVPRKDWGNLTHLFIALGRDVCTAKEKRCERCVLNGLCPSSTVKR; from the coding sequence ATGGCAAACAAGCACGAAAAGGAAATAGGCATCATAATCCGCAGGCTGAAAAGGCGGTACGGCGGCGAGATGCACACTACGCTTTCCCATTCAAGTCCGTGGGAGCTGCTCGTTGCCACAATCCTCTCAGCCCAGTCGCAGGACGCACAGGTGAACAAAGTCACCCCGAAGCTATTCAGAGCTTACAAGACGATTGCGGACTTTGCACGCGCTAAACCTTCCAGCCTGTACCCATACGTAAAAACGCTGGGCCTCTACAGGAGCAAGTCAAGGAACATAGTCGCGGCTGCAAAGCACATACAAAATCGCTTGGGCGGCCGAATGCCAAGGACAATTGAGGGCATGCTGGAACTGCCCGGCGTAGGTAGGAAGACCGCGAACGTGGTTCTGTCAAATGCATTTAATTCCAACGCGGGCATAGCGATCGACACCCACTGCATAACAGTCTCGAACAGGCTTTTCCTGTACCATACTAGAAATCCTGAAAAGATAGAAAAGCGCCTCATGACGATAGTCCCGAGGAAGGATTGGGGCAACCTGACGCACCTCTTCATAGCCCTGGGCAGGGACGTCTGCACCGCCAAGGAAAAGCGCTGCGAGAGATGCGTGCTAAATGGCTTATGCCCATCAAGCACGGTGAAAAGATGA
- a CDS encoding diphthine--ammonia ligase, whose protein sequence is MIACLFSGGKDSTLALHKAAQQGSKAELLLTMVPESPESYMFHKPNIMQTRLQAESLGIRQVFVETEGEKEKELDDLESALYANNISTLITGAIASNYQRKRIQDMCDRLGIKHVAPLWGIDPAEELRELAQNYEAIITHVAAEGLDASFLGARIDTAMAERLAQLNRRYGISLIFEGGEAESFVLDAPMFSKRIVVRKAHNEIQGSVGTYVIDDAILAEKQQRAQE, encoded by the coding sequence ATGATAGCGTGCCTGTTCAGCGGCGGCAAGGACTCTACGCTGGCACTGCACAAAGCCGCGCAACAGGGCTCAAAGGCAGAGCTGCTGCTCACAATGGTGCCAGAGAGCCCCGAAAGCTACATGTTTCACAAGCCGAACATAATGCAGACCAGACTGCAGGCTGAATCGCTGGGAATCAGGCAGGTATTTGTCGAGACTGAGGGCGAGAAAGAGAAGGAGCTTGATGATCTGGAGAGTGCGCTCTATGCCAACAATATCAGTACGCTGATAACTGGTGCAATAGCAAGCAACTACCAACGCAAGCGCATACAGGACATGTGCGACAGGCTCGGCATAAAGCACGTGGCGCCGTTATGGGGCATCGATCCAGCGGAAGAGCTCAGGGAGCTTGCGCAGAATTACGAAGCCATAATAACGCACGTTGCCGCCGAAGGCCTGGATGCGAGCTTCCTTGGCGCGCGTATTGACACTGCAATGGCCGAAAGGCTTGCACAGCTGAACAGGCGTTACGGAATAAGCCTGATATTCGAAGGCGGAGAGGCTGAGTCGTTCGTGCTCGATGCTCCGATGTTCAGTAAGCGCATCGTAGTACGGAAGGCGCACAACGAGATTCAAGGCAGCGTTGGAACTTATGTGATAGACGATGCAATACTGGCCGAAAAGCAGCAGCGTGCGCAGGAATAA
- a CDS encoding aminotransferase class I/II-fold pyridoxal phosphate-dependent enzyme — protein sequence MKSILSRRSAFAKNSILEEERVVESLEKEGRKVIALNRGDPPAYFPTPKYIIDAYVRALRANHTGYSRAEGIFELIDAILKRYSRMYGVSADEHDIIVTAGITEGLHFLNASLINGGDQAIIFSPYYNQYMSQLRMDGGVPILERYDESNSWNIDTDGVKRSLLRLKAQKKLHKVKYMIITNPNNPTGTVLKRSVLEDIADIANDYGVLLVSDEIYDEIIYNGASFTTMSKIAKGMPHVIFNGASKDYDATGFRIGYALVPERDKVSMQLKEKLADMARVRLSVNTPAQYAVAEAMNNVKEHARSISKMVSSIERSVNYAMKRINANQYLSAVRPNGAFYILPRVDFKALRLKGDHEFVDKLLKSTGVQLSRGSGFGAPSHIRIVALPQKKILEYAMDKIDDFCARNARKQ from the coding sequence GTGAAAAGCATACTTTCTAGGAGAAGCGCATTCGCGAAGAATTCGATACTCGAAGAGGAGCGCGTGGTGGAGAGCCTGGAAAAGGAGGGCAGGAAGGTTATAGCGCTCAACAGGGGCGACCCTCCAGCGTATTTTCCCACGCCAAAGTACATAATTGATGCGTACGTGAGGGCGCTGCGTGCCAATCATACCGGCTATTCCAGAGCAGAAGGAATATTCGAGCTCATCGACGCAATACTGAAGAGATATTCCAGGATGTACGGCGTGAGCGCCGACGAGCATGACATTATAGTAACGGCCGGCATAACCGAAGGCCTGCACTTCCTGAACGCATCGCTGATAAACGGCGGCGACCAGGCGATAATCTTCAGCCCGTATTACAACCAGTACATGTCCCAGCTCAGGATGGACGGCGGCGTGCCTATACTGGAGCGCTACGACGAGTCAAACTCGTGGAACATCGATACGGATGGCGTCAAGCGCTCGCTGCTGCGCCTGAAGGCGCAGAAGAAGCTGCACAAAGTAAAATACATGATAATAACGAATCCGAACAACCCCACTGGCACGGTGCTGAAGCGCTCTGTTCTGGAGGATATAGCTGACATAGCGAACGACTACGGCGTGCTCCTGGTAAGCGACGAGATATACGATGAAATAATATACAACGGGGCGAGCTTCACCACAATGAGCAAGATAGCGAAGGGCATGCCGCATGTAATATTCAACGGCGCGTCGAAGGACTACGATGCGACCGGATTCAGGATAGGCTATGCGCTCGTGCCGGAGCGTGACAAGGTATCCATGCAGCTCAAGGAGAAGCTGGCCGACATGGCGCGCGTCAGGCTCTCGGTCAACACGCCCGCGCAGTACGCGGTGGCAGAAGCAATGAACAACGTGAAGGAGCACGCAAGGTCTATCAGCAAAATGGTGAGCTCTATAGAGCGCAGCGTGAACTACGCAATGAAGCGCATAAATGCGAACCAATACCTGAGCGCAGTGAGGCCGAACGGCGCCTTCTACATACTGCCGAGAGTTGACTTCAAGGCCCTCAGGCTGAAGGGCGACCACGAGTTCGTAGACAAATTGCTTAAGAGCACCGGCGTGCAGCTGAGCAGGGGTTCGGGTTTCGGCGCGCCATCGCACATACGGATCGTCGCGCTCCCGCAGAAAAAGATATTAGAGTATGCGATGGACAAGATAGATGATTTCTGCGCGCGAAACGCCAGGAAGCAATGA
- a CDS encoding rhodanese-like domain-containing protein, whose protein sequence is MAGNDGLGFKDALRLISEKDTKLVWLGAEPKERMSKLLNVGKDRIISMDPEQLLYSDEKELSKLENHVFLCYHGNTSSFMSKHLRKAHKLHSYHVKGGAASVIGDIL, encoded by the coding sequence ATGGCAGGTAATGATGGTTTGGGCTTCAAGGACGCGCTCAGGCTCATAAGCGAAAAGGATACTAAGCTCGTATGGCTGGGCGCAGAGCCAAAGGAGCGCATGAGCAAGCTGCTCAACGTCGGCAAGGACAGGATAATCAGCATGGACCCGGAGCAGCTCCTTTACAGCGACGAGAAGGAGCTAAGCAAGCTCGAGAACCACGTGTTCTTGTGCTACCACGGCAACACTTCCAGCTTCATGTCAAAGCACCTTAGGAAGGCCCACAAGCTGCACAGCTACCACGTCAAGGGCGGCGCTGCAAGCGTGATAGGGGACATACTGTAA
- the dph2 gene encoding diphthamide biosynthesis enzyme Dph2, which yields MRILLQFPEGLKQEALKHAKRLESEGNEVFVSASPTFGACDLALDEAHAIKADKLVHFGHAEFQHVDFNVEYVEYSIDAPLALLGKSLGMLEGFETIGIVTTIQHVHQLDAIKEFYERNGKVVVIGKPYGFAKRPGQILGCDVGSSASIDKAVDAHVYFGGGIFHPLGALLATTKPFLAIEPFENRIEFIDGMRDTYAKRSKGKVLASLEARNFGIMLTTKNGQHNAQLAGLLKKMIESKGLSAAILTANTFDFESLNNMLEFDAFVNTACPRLAIDDTDRLRKPMLSANELMEVLRMKAELKKMRAGAEG from the coding sequence ATGCGCATACTATTGCAGTTTCCCGAAGGGCTCAAGCAAGAGGCGCTGAAGCACGCCAAGCGCCTCGAGAGCGAGGGCAACGAGGTGTTCGTGTCGGCCTCGCCCACTTTCGGCGCCTGCGACCTCGCGCTTGACGAGGCGCACGCCATAAAGGCCGACAAGCTCGTGCACTTCGGGCACGCCGAATTCCAGCACGTGGACTTCAACGTGGAGTATGTCGAGTATAGCATCGATGCCCCGCTGGCGCTCCTTGGCAAGTCGCTGGGCATGCTCGAGGGCTTCGAAACTATAGGTATAGTCACTACAATACAGCACGTGCACCAGCTCGATGCCATAAAGGAATTCTACGAGCGCAACGGCAAAGTTGTTGTGATAGGCAAGCCGTACGGTTTCGCGAAGAGACCGGGCCAGATCCTAGGGTGCGACGTGGGCAGCTCTGCAAGCATCGACAAAGCTGTAGACGCGCACGTGTATTTCGGGGGAGGCATATTCCATCCGCTCGGCGCGCTGCTCGCCACGACCAAGCCTTTTCTGGCCATCGAGCCTTTCGAGAACAGGATAGAGTTCATTGACGGGATGCGAGATACCTATGCGAAGAGAAGCAAGGGCAAGGTGCTGGCTTCGTTGGAAGCCAGGAACTTCGGCATAATGCTTACCACGAAGAACGGCCAGCACAACGCGCAGCTGGCCGGGCTTCTCAAGAAAATGATAGAGAGCAAGGGCCTCAGCGCAGCGATACTCACGGCCAACACCTTCGATTTCGAGTCGCTGAACAACATGCTGGAGTTCGACGCCTTCGTCAACACCGCATGCCCGAGGCTCGCCATAGACGACACCGACAGGCTCAGGAAGCCCATGCTCAGCGCCAACGAGCTTATGGAGGTGCTGAGGATGAAGGCGGAGCTAAAGAAGATGAGAGCTGGCGCTGAGGGCTGA